A window of the Roseovarius sp. S88 genome harbors these coding sequences:
- a CDS encoding CheB methylesterase domain-containing protein — MTDAYRMTEEQQPDLVVYDAQFLKQNDFPMFAAMLEMLGVQSLVLADTAHQIRSGGWADRTTINAAGGIDAFLRQRFNIAPSTISTTGPSHAEFCDATVWKPVVIGASTGGIEALLSVLSTYPVLCPPTLVVQHINGSFLNGLAQRLNRHCAARVAPAWANAELVPGHVYLAPGNAEHLSITASGQRCRLRAHAPECGHRPSVDVLFKSAVALAPDLVAVLLTGMGKDGAKGMQHIKAAGGWTIAQDRESCAVYGMPRAAQELGSVCEMLPLRKIGTAVLNAAVKSESMLSRVAR; from the coding sequence TTGACTGACGCATACCGGATGACGGAAGAGCAACAACCAGATCTCGTTGTTTATGACGCACAGTTTCTAAAGCAAAACGACTTCCCGATGTTTGCCGCTATGCTTGAGATGCTTGGAGTTCAGAGCCTTGTCCTGGCAGACACAGCCCATCAAATTCGTTCAGGCGGATGGGCCGATAGAACAACCATCAACGCAGCTGGCGGTATTGATGCCTTTCTTCGGCAAAGGTTCAACATCGCGCCCTCCACGATCAGCACGACTGGTCCTTCGCATGCGGAATTTTGCGACGCTACGGTTTGGAAGCCAGTGGTCATTGGGGCCTCAACAGGTGGGATAGAAGCGCTGCTATCGGTTCTGTCGACCTACCCTGTGTTGTGCCCACCGACGCTTGTCGTGCAACATATCAACGGCAGTTTCCTAAATGGCCTTGCCCAAAGGTTGAACCGTCATTGTGCGGCACGGGTCGCTCCGGCTTGGGCGAATGCAGAATTGGTGCCCGGCCACGTCTATCTTGCCCCAGGAAACGCCGAGCACCTTTCGATTACCGCGTCGGGGCAGAGATGCCGACTGCGCGCGCACGCGCCGGAATGCGGTCACCGGCCATCGGTTGATGTCTTGTTCAAATCCGCCGTTGCTCTTGCTCCGGATCTTGTTGCGGTCTTGCTGACTGGGATGGGCAAGGATGGAGCCAAGGGGATGCAACACATAAAAGCCGCCGGCGGTTGGACAATTGCCCAAGATCGCGAAAGCTGTGCGGTCTACGGCATGCCGCGCGCGGCCCAGGAATTGGGTAGTGTCTGCGAAATGCTTCCCCTCCGAAAAATTGGGACCGCAGTGCTAAATGCGGCGGTCAAATCGGAAAGCATGTTGTCGCGTGTTGCCCGCTGA
- a CDS encoding ABC transporter permease: MLSLILKRLGIGVITVLAVSVIIFFGTKILPGDAAQIRLGQEATEANVAAMRERLGLDKSYVQQYLSWLGNFVRGDLGVSLASDTPIMNLISDRYQNTLYVAVLTAVIGVPISLTLGILAAMFPGTLYDRILTFVSVSLVAAPEFFTATLLVLLMVFVLGIGNAVVVGSADGKNVFQLIAHFALPIITLSFVIASQLIRMSRAAVLNVMSSPYIEMAILKGVPRRRIILRHALLNAIGPIVNVVALNLAYLVTGVVVVEVYFGYPGLATLIVQAVQTRDFVLIQGLGMIFCMTYVLLMLIADIAAITSNPRLRHPK; this comes from the coding sequence ATGCTGTCTTTGATCCTGAAGCGGCTTGGTATTGGTGTGATCACCGTGCTCGCCGTATCCGTGATCATTTTCTTCGGAACGAAAATCCTACCGGGTGATGCGGCGCAGATCCGCCTTGGGCAAGAAGCCACCGAGGCGAATGTGGCCGCGATGCGCGAACGCCTCGGGCTCGATAAGTCCTATGTGCAGCAATACCTGAGCTGGCTTGGGAATTTTGTACGTGGCGATTTAGGGGTATCGCTGGCCAGTGATACGCCGATCATGAACCTGATTTCGGACCGCTATCAAAACACACTTTATGTCGCCGTGTTGACGGCCGTGATTGGTGTGCCGATCTCGCTCACATTGGGCATCTTGGCTGCGATGTTTCCCGGCACGCTTTACGACCGAATCCTCACATTTGTCTCGGTGTCTCTGGTCGCCGCGCCCGAGTTTTTCACCGCTACATTGCTGGTTCTGCTCATGGTCTTTGTGTTGGGCATCGGCAATGCGGTGGTCGTCGGCTCGGCAGATGGCAAAAACGTATTCCAGTTGATCGCCCATTTTGCTTTGCCAATCATCACCCTCAGTTTCGTTATTGCATCACAGCTCATCCGTATGAGCCGCGCCGCCGTGCTGAACGTGATGAGTTCACCCTATATCGAGATGGCGATCCTAAAGGGCGTGCCACGCCGTCGCATCATCCTACGCCATGCTCTGCTTAATGCGATTGGTCCGATCGTGAACGTCGTGGCATTGAACTTGGCCTACCTTGTCACCGGCGTCGTAGTCGTTGAGGTCTATTTTGGCTACCCGGGACTTGCCACGCTGATCGTGCAAGCGGTGCAAACCCGTGACTTTGTCTTGATACAGGGCCTCGGCATGATCTTCTGTATGACGTACGTGCTGCTGATGCTCATCGCCGATATCGCAGCCATCACATCCAATCCCAGATTGAGGCACCCGAAATGA
- a CDS encoding chemotaxis protein CheD — protein MEQLINAMLRLGAQRNRIEVQLFGGAKVVKGLSNIGDQNAKFACDFTRNEGFRLTYQDLGGGSGRRLRFSPTTGRSMSVSFDATPMELDRARPAVTSPVTDSSSVELF, from the coding sequence ATGGAACAGCTGATCAATGCCATGCTGCGTCTTGGCGCGCAGCGCAACCGCATTGAAGTACAGTTGTTTGGAGGGGCGAAAGTGGTCAAGGGGCTGAGCAATATTGGAGATCAAAACGCCAAATTTGCGTGCGATTTTACGCGCAACGAAGGGTTTCGCCTCACATATCAAGATTTGGGGGGAGGCAGCGGGCGGCGTTTACGATTTTCGCCAACAACAGGGCGATCAATGTCCGTCAGCTTTGATGCGACCCCGATGGAACTGGACCGTGCGCGCCCGGCCGTAACATCACCTGTTACCGATAGCAGCTCTGTGGAATTGTTTTAA
- a CDS encoding STAS domain-containing protein, with product MTDDVVLPSRLDGPEAQTLVQTLNARRGTAIHIEGSDVKFCGALGLQVLVAAQKQWRADGHALTLNASPDLLSCCTTLGVDFKELDLLPDTGELA from the coding sequence ATGACCGATGACGTAGTCCTGCCATCGCGCCTTGATGGTCCCGAAGCTCAAACTCTGGTGCAAACTCTCAACGCGCGGCGTGGCACAGCAATCCACATTGAAGGGTCCGATGTAAAATTTTGCGGGGCACTAGGGCTGCAGGTGTTGGTGGCTGCCCAAAAGCAGTGGCGCGCCGATGGCCATGCGCTCACTCTTAACGCGAGTCCAGATCTTTTGTCTTGTTGCACGACCTTGGGGGTTGATTTCAAAGAACTGGATTTGCTGCCAGACACGGGAGAATTGGCATGA
- a CDS encoding chemotaxis protein CheA has product MTGANTEDFRASFFEECEELLEAMQDGFDQMAVDLHDSETMHAIFRAVHSIKGGAGAFGLDDLVAFAHHFETSLDTVRSGTIEADANLLELFRQCGDHLSDLVAASRQGDMLDPRASDALRTSLDTATGADPDADDDDMPEFEPIALNLDLGDVSPVDDPSDKGFEIAFKAEPDLFASGNEPLVLFQALERLGALKVTADVDQVAPLDTLDQESCAIGWTLHLVTDASEAAVRDAFEFVEGFCTLMVMPIGEPEAPISPLSADDIPSLGDVMNLQSPQHEAPKEAVQEPVPKPEPKTKADTPKMAGTIRVDLNKVDKLINLVGELVIKEAMLSQSIIEIDPPAGSNVAEGLDSLKQIASEIQEGVMAIRAQPVKPMFQRMSRIVREAAAATSKRVRFETVGEYTEVDKTVVERLVDPLTHMIRNAIDHGLEGPEDRAAKGKPEEGTVTLSAAHRSGRVLIDISDDGAGVNREKVRQLAIERGLISEEAELSPAEIDNLLFLPGFSSKEEVSELSGRGVGLDVARSEIMGLGGRVSISSTPGHGTCFSISLPLTLAVLEGMVIKVADQTLIVPISAIQETLQPKTIEIHTIGAEGRVLRNRQGLVPVIDLGQLFGFRPASADLDHRVILLVESDGGQRCALVVDEIQDQRQVVIKSLETNYGHVDGISAATILGDGRIALIVDPENIIADRGTPATSDLDLQLIG; this is encoded by the coding sequence ATGACAGGCGCCAACACGGAAGATTTTCGCGCTTCATTTTTTGAAGAGTGCGAAGAGCTTTTGGAAGCCATGCAAGATGGTTTTGACCAGATGGCTGTGGACCTGCATGACAGCGAGACGATGCATGCGATTTTCCGGGCGGTGCACTCCATCAAAGGGGGAGCGGGAGCTTTTGGTCTTGATGATCTGGTTGCCTTTGCGCACCACTTTGAGACGTCGCTTGATACGGTCCGGTCCGGCACGATTGAGGCAGATGCCAACCTGCTGGAGCTGTTTCGGCAATGCGGTGATCATCTTTCGGATCTGGTCGCTGCGTCACGGCAAGGAGACATGCTTGACCCACGAGCGTCAGACGCTTTGCGGACAAGCTTGGACACCGCAACGGGCGCTGATCCAGATGCCGATGATGATGACATGCCGGAATTTGAGCCCATCGCCTTGAATCTTGATCTTGGCGATGTGAGCCCTGTGGATGATCCGTCTGACAAGGGATTTGAGATTGCATTCAAGGCGGAACCGGACCTGTTTGCGTCAGGAAACGAACCCTTGGTTTTGTTCCAGGCGCTGGAACGGTTGGGCGCTCTGAAGGTGACTGCGGATGTCGATCAGGTTGCGCCATTGGATACGCTTGACCAAGAGAGCTGCGCGATAGGGTGGACACTTCACCTTGTGACCGACGCGTCTGAAGCGGCAGTGCGTGATGCCTTTGAATTCGTTGAAGGCTTCTGCACACTCATGGTGATGCCGATAGGTGAACCAGAGGCCCCAATATCCCCTTTGTCAGCCGACGACATCCCATCTCTAGGCGATGTGATGAACCTCCAGAGTCCTCAGCATGAGGCACCAAAAGAGGCAGTACAGGAGCCTGTGCCAAAACCAGAGCCAAAAACCAAAGCCGACACGCCCAAAATGGCTGGCACAATTCGCGTGGATCTCAACAAGGTGGATAAGCTGATTAACCTGGTCGGCGAACTTGTGATCAAGGAAGCGATGCTGTCGCAATCCATCATCGAAATTGATCCGCCTGCCGGGAGCAATGTTGCCGAAGGTTTGGACAGTCTCAAACAAATCGCAAGTGAGATCCAGGAAGGCGTGATGGCCATTCGTGCCCAACCCGTCAAACCCATGTTTCAACGCATGTCACGTATCGTGCGCGAAGCAGCGGCAGCCACATCAAAACGCGTGCGCTTTGAGACTGTCGGAGAATACACCGAAGTTGACAAAACCGTTGTTGAACGCCTGGTTGATCCGCTGACTCACATGATCCGAAACGCCATAGACCATGGTCTTGAAGGTCCCGAAGATCGCGCCGCCAAGGGCAAACCCGAAGAAGGCACAGTGACGTTGTCGGCCGCACATCGGTCAGGGCGTGTCTTGATCGATATTTCCGACGATGGCGCAGGCGTCAATCGAGAAAAGGTCCGACAGCTGGCGATTGAGCGCGGGCTGATAAGTGAAGAGGCTGAGCTGAGCCCAGCCGAGATCGATAATCTGCTCTTCCTGCCTGGCTTTTCGTCCAAAGAAGAGGTGTCCGAGCTGTCCGGTCGCGGCGTTGGGCTTGATGTCGCGCGCAGCGAGATTATGGGGCTGGGTGGCCGGGTCTCAATCAGTTCCACGCCTGGTCATGGAACATGTTTCTCCATCAGCTTGCCTCTGACTCTGGCAGTTCTTGAAGGCATGGTGATCAAAGTGGCCGATCAAACCCTGATTGTACCGATCTCGGCAATTCAGGAAACGCTGCAACCCAAAACCATCGAGATTCATACGATCGGTGCAGAAGGGCGGGTTCTGCGCAATCGTCAGGGGTTGGTTCCTGTTATTGATCTTGGGCAATTGTTTGGCTTTCGTCCGGCAAGTGCAGATCTGGACCACCGGGTCATTCTGCTTGTGGAAAGCGACGGCGGGCAAAGATGCGCGCTTGTGGTCGACGAAATTCAAGATCAGCGCCAGGTTGTTATCAAGAGCCTGGAGACCAATTACGGGCATGTCGATGGCATCTCCGCCGCAACCATTCTGGGTGACGGGCGCATCGCACTGATTGTCGATCCCGAAAACATCATCGCAGACAGGGGCACCCCCGCGACAAGCGATCTCGACTTGCAATTGATTGGATAG
- a CDS encoding response regulator, with protein MSMSEKLTVMVVDDMSVSRGLIIMALEAMGIKNIDYCTDGESAFKRLAAKPVHLVISDYNMPGADGLQLLEGLRRFKPTQRIGFILVTGTADPGVIDRGLKLGMNNYIKKPFSPEALKACIERVVGRI; from the coding sequence ATGAGTATGAGTGAAAAGTTGACGGTTATGGTCGTAGATGACATGTCGGTCAGTCGCGGATTGATCATCATGGCGCTCGAAGCAATGGGCATCAAGAACATTGATTATTGCACGGATGGCGAATCTGCTTTCAAACGTTTGGCGGCGAAGCCGGTTCACCTTGTCATTTCGGACTACAACATGCCCGGCGCGGATGGTTTGCAACTCTTGGAAGGCCTGCGTCGGTTCAAGCCCACGCAACGGATTGGTTTCATTCTCGTGACCGGAACTGCGGATCCGGGCGTCATAGATCGCGGCCTCAAGCTGGGGATGAACAACTACATCAAAAAACCGTTTTCACCAGAGGCTCTCAAAGCCTGCATTGAACGCGTTGTCGGTCGCATATGA
- a CDS encoding ABC transporter ATP-binding protein has product MAKDTQTPEVIFEAEDLCISAVREDGTDLPIVKDVSFHVHKGEVVALIGESGSGKTTISLSALGYCKPGLTFASGEARLLGRNIAGLSTDELRPSRGINVAYLAQSAAATFNPSIRINEQVTEAPVLHGTKTQEEANKKALDLYHALDLPDPETIGERYPHQVSGGQLQRLMAAMALCGDPDLLVLDEPTTALDVTTQIEVLKAFKKVIKDEGAAAIYVTHDLAVVAQIADYIVVLYNGEVKEAGPTDVIINDPQHPYTKRLMAAINPLPEESDAVEPHGHSAAIEVRNMDAGYGRLSNGEPAAMILRDINVTIPKRKTIGVIGESGCGKSTLARVMAGLLPQHRGDVILDGTALPPRLEDRSKEDLRKVQFVYQMADTALNPRQRIKDILGRPLSFYHGLRGKARTKRVLELLEMVELPPPFADRYPHELSGGQKQRVNLARALAADPEVVLCDEVTSALDTIVASNVIDLLSRLQDETGVSFVFISHDLSTVASFSDEVVVLYAGRVAEIGKVSEILSPPFHPYTKLLISSVPEPRIGWLEETTESQAQRAGLASGVELRKTGCPFVSRCPVAITGTCDTIDPPKQHGADGHRIECHRPMDELM; this is encoded by the coding sequence ATGGCGAAAGACACCCAGACACCCGAAGTGATTTTCGAAGCCGAAGACCTCTGCATCAGTGCCGTGCGAGAGGATGGCACCGATCTTCCCATCGTCAAGGATGTCAGCTTTCATGTGCACAAAGGCGAAGTTGTTGCTCTGATCGGCGAAAGCGGGTCGGGAAAGACAACGATTTCTCTTTCCGCTCTGGGCTATTGCAAGCCTGGGCTGACGTTTGCTTCGGGTGAAGCGCGGCTTTTGGGCCGGAATATCGCCGGGCTCAGCACGGATGAACTGCGCCCTTCGCGCGGGATCAACGTGGCCTATCTTGCGCAAAGTGCAGCCGCCACGTTTAACCCTTCGATTCGGATAAACGAACAAGTCACTGAGGCGCCTGTTCTGCACGGCACGAAGACGCAGGAGGAGGCCAACAAAAAGGCGCTCGACCTCTATCACGCGCTTGATCTGCCTGATCCCGAAACCATCGGAGAGCGCTATCCCCACCAGGTCTCCGGCGGCCAACTTCAACGTCTCATGGCGGCAATGGCGCTCTGTGGCGACCCCGACCTTCTGGTGCTCGACGAGCCAACAACGGCATTGGATGTGACCACGCAGATCGAGGTGCTGAAAGCATTCAAGAAGGTGATCAAGGATGAAGGTGCCGCAGCCATTTACGTCACACATGACCTCGCCGTGGTGGCGCAAATCGCAGACTACATCGTTGTGCTCTACAACGGCGAAGTGAAGGAGGCCGGGCCGACGGACGTCATCATCAATGACCCGCAGCACCCCTATACCAAGCGCTTGATGGCGGCGATCAACCCGCTACCGGAAGAAAGCGACGCCGTAGAACCGCATGGACATTCTGCAGCCATCGAAGTGCGCAACATGGACGCAGGTTATGGTCGGTTGAGCAATGGGGAACCTGCAGCGATGATCCTGCGGGACATCAACGTCACCATTCCCAAACGCAAAACTATCGGCGTTATCGGCGAAAGCGGATGCGGCAAATCCACTCTGGCACGGGTCATGGCCGGGCTTTTGCCGCAGCATCGTGGTGACGTGATTTTGGACGGCACCGCCCTGCCTCCCAGGCTGGAGGATCGCAGTAAGGAAGATTTGCGCAAGGTGCAGTTCGTCTACCAAATGGCCGACACCGCGCTCAATCCACGCCAGAGGATCAAGGACATTCTGGGTCGTCCGCTGAGTTTTTATCATGGGCTGCGGGGGAAAGCGCGCACCAAACGCGTGCTCGAACTATTGGAGATGGTCGAACTGCCGCCTCCCTTTGCCGACCGCTATCCGCATGAGTTATCCGGCGGGCAAAAACAACGCGTGAATCTTGCCCGCGCTCTCGCGGCAGACCCCGAAGTTGTACTCTGTGATGAGGTGACATCGGCACTGGATACGATCGTGGCGTCCAATGTCATCGACCTTTTATCGCGACTGCAGGACGAAACCGGTGTGTCGTTTGTTTTCATCAGCCACGATTTGTCAACGGTGGCATCGTTTTCCGACGAGGTTGTGGTGCTCTATGCTGGGCGCGTGGCCGAGATCGGCAAGGTGAGCGAAATCCTGTCTCCGCCTTTTCACCCTTACACAAAGCTGTTGATCTCGTCCGTGCCTGAACCACGCATCGGATGGCTGGAAGAAACCACCGAGTCACAAGCTCAGAGAGCTGGGTTGGCCAGCGGTGTGGAGCTTCGCAAAACAGGTTGCCCGTTTGTGTCCCGCTGCCCCGTGGCGATCACGGGCACATGCGACACGATCGATCCACCAAAACAGCACGGTGCGGACGGACACAGGATCGAATGCCATCGCCCTATGGACGAGTTAATGTAG
- a CDS encoding CheR family methyltransferase produces the protein MTSPGVKIALDGPIAIDEVSFQRLAELVRNETGIVLGDNKRNLVVSRLSRRLRDLQMPDFASYTRHICARENEEERRFLTSLLTTNVTRFFRENHHFDALAKDVLPPLIERAQHGGRVRIWSAGCSSGEEPYSIAMKVLELCPDAARRDIRILATDIDPKVIQKARTGSYTNLVDGDVPAALLSKYFCPPNNDSNAWCVSEKLRELITFGELNLLRDWPMRGLFDVIFCRNVVIYFDKQTQALLWSRFSSVLSPGGHLFVGHSERVHSVGDNQFEGAGITQYRRSDAPSKIAERTPA, from the coding sequence ATGACAAGCCCTGGGGTCAAGATTGCGCTGGACGGCCCAATTGCAATTGATGAGGTGTCATTCCAACGGTTGGCAGAGCTGGTACGCAATGAAACCGGAATCGTTTTGGGTGACAACAAACGAAACCTTGTTGTGTCCCGTCTGTCGCGGCGTTTGCGTGATCTGCAAATGCCGGATTTCGCGTCCTATACCCGTCACATTTGTGCCCGCGAAAATGAAGAAGAGCGGCGTTTCTTGACGTCATTGCTGACGACAAACGTGACCCGGTTTTTCCGCGAAAACCATCACTTTGATGCCTTGGCAAAAGACGTTTTGCCTCCACTCATCGAACGCGCTCAACATGGCGGACGTGTGCGAATTTGGTCCGCCGGGTGCTCAAGCGGGGAAGAGCCGTATTCCATTGCGATGAAAGTTCTGGAGTTGTGTCCCGACGCCGCGCGCCGTGACATTCGTATCCTCGCCACCGACATCGACCCCAAGGTCATTCAAAAGGCAAGGACCGGATCATACACAAACCTTGTCGACGGAGATGTGCCAGCCGCTCTGCTGAGCAAGTATTTCTGCCCGCCGAACAACGACAGTAATGCGTGGTGTGTGTCGGAAAAACTACGTGAACTCATCACATTTGGTGAACTGAATTTACTTCGGGATTGGCCGATGCGCGGCCTGTTTGATGTCATCTTCTGTCGGAACGTCGTGATCTATTTCGACAAGCAAACCCAGGCACTTTTGTGGTCACGTTTCAGCTCTGTTTTGTCGCCGGGTGGACACTTGTTTGTTGGACATTCCGAACGGGTGCATTCCGTGGGTGACAATCAGTTTGAGGGCGCAGGCATCACCCAATATCGCCGGTCAGATGCCCCGTCCAAGATTGCAGAAAGGACACCGGCATGA
- a CDS encoding chemotaxis protein CheW, producing MEEALLEDRTEERHEVVAFQVADQDFCFDLTSVREIRGWTETTMLPHAQPYVKGVINLRGSVVPVIDLSERLGLGATDPAARHVIIITVIGTQTVGLLADVVSDILSVKESDLHPIPDIIDEAVRAYVTGVLVIEGRMIRRLNLARILPSSAQDGR from the coding sequence ATGGAAGAAGCTCTACTTGAAGACCGAACGGAAGAGCGGCACGAGGTTGTCGCTTTTCAGGTTGCGGATCAGGATTTTTGCTTTGATTTGACATCGGTGCGCGAAATTCGCGGCTGGACGGAAACCACGATGTTACCGCATGCCCAACCTTATGTGAAAGGCGTAATAAATCTGCGCGGTTCGGTCGTGCCTGTCATTGATTTGTCAGAGCGGTTGGGCTTGGGCGCAACAGACCCCGCTGCACGGCACGTCATCATCATCACGGTCATCGGCACGCAGACCGTGGGTCTTTTGGCCGACGTGGTGTCCGATATACTCTCGGTCAAGGAAAGCGATCTGCATCCGATTCCGGATATTATTGACGAAGCTGTTCGAGCCTATGTGACAGGTGTTCTGGTGATCGAAGGACGCATGATCCGCCGCTTGAACCTGGCGCGCATTCTGCCCTCATCAGCACAGGATGGTCGATGA
- a CDS encoding ABC transporter permease, with product MSIPDHHTHYVAPFDADISFDELPDAPPSQAYWPSITGWIGIVITSFWLFIALFGPWLAPYGENDLPFPDDYSEFQEPKEGAVLGTDVEDRDVASRVMYGAGRTIGIAVAATCLAYFIGVVLGIGAAVSGPRVDMVLSRINDAFLSLPTIMLGLVVVAAVGSSITVLILTAGFIYASVVYRLARAIGMEIMVMDYVEAARVRGEGRWWIITREIWPNARMPLITDFGLRLIYVILFISSLSFLGLGIQPPQSDWGSMVRENLGALQYGTSQLSVIAPALAIATLTVSINLIVDDISAHGGGKLSKRM from the coding sequence ATGAGCATCCCTGACCATCATACGCATTACGTCGCGCCCTTTGACGCCGATATCAGCTTCGATGAACTGCCCGATGCCCCACCTAGCCAGGCTTATTGGCCGTCCATAACCGGCTGGATCGGCATTGTGATAACTTCATTCTGGCTCTTCATTGCGCTCTTCGGTCCATGGCTCGCCCCTTATGGCGAAAACGACCTGCCCTTCCCGGATGATTATAGCGAATTCCAAGAACCCAAAGAGGGCGCCGTTCTAGGCACCGATGTAGAAGATCGGGATGTTGCATCGCGCGTGATGTATGGAGCGGGACGCACAATTGGCATTGCCGTGGCGGCAACTTGCCTTGCCTATTTCATTGGCGTTGTTCTTGGCATTGGGGCGGCGGTGTCCGGGCCAAGGGTCGATATGGTACTCAGTCGTATAAACGATGCCTTTCTCAGTCTACCCACAATCATGTTGGGCCTTGTCGTAGTGGCCGCTGTTGGGTCATCGATTACTGTGCTCATCCTCACGGCAGGATTTATCTATGCCTCCGTGGTCTACCGGTTGGCCCGCGCCATTGGTATGGAGATCATGGTCATGGACTATGTCGAGGCGGCTCGGGTACGCGGTGAGGGACGCTGGTGGATCATCACCCGCGAAATCTGGCCCAATGCGCGGATGCCGCTGATCACTGATTTTGGCCTGCGATTGATCTACGTGATCCTCTTCATCTCATCCCTCAGCTTCCTGGGCCTGGGGATCCAACCGCCGCAATCAGACTGGGGCAGCATGGTGCGCGAAAACCTTGGGGCGCTGCAATACGGCACATCTCAACTTTCGGTCATCGCGCCGGCTTTGGCCATTGCCACATTAACCGTGTCGATCAACCTGATCGTCGACGACATCTCTGCCCATGGCGGTGGCAAGCTGTCGAAGAGGATGTAA
- a CDS encoding response regulator has translation MTLRVLAIDDSRTMRNLLGATLRDAGYEVDLAEDGEDGLRHLDSFDPDVVITDVNMPVLDGFGFIEAARARPCDRVVPILVLTTETAPEMKARARSVGATGWIAKPFDEEKLVWAIERVAATGGSA, from the coding sequence ATGACTTTACGTGTTTTGGCCATCGACGATTCCAGAACTATGCGAAATCTTTTGGGCGCAACCTTGCGAGATGCGGGATATGAGGTCGATCTGGCAGAAGATGGCGAAGACGGTTTGCGCCACCTGGACAGTTTTGATCCTGACGTCGTGATCACCGATGTAAACATGCCGGTGTTGGATGGCTTTGGGTTCATTGAAGCCGCACGTGCCCGACCATGCGACCGTGTTGTCCCGATTTTGGTTCTTACGACAGAAACAGCCCCAGAAATGAAGGCCAGAGCACGCTCGGTCGGAGCAACCGGATGGATCGCCAAACCCTTTGATGAAGAGAAACTTGTGTGGGCGATTGAACGTGTTGCCGCGACCGGAGGCTCGGCATGA